From the genome of Camarhynchus parvulus chromosome 8, STF_HiC, whole genome shotgun sequence, one region includes:
- the PALMD gene encoding palmdelphin: protein MEEAKLLKERFQAITDKRKLQEEITQKRLKVEEEKMKHQHLKKKALREKWLLDGFSSMTPKEEEEMQKQNQEDQQRTHELEQDIFRLEKEIEALERQEMEVSAREEAILKKLKSIEKTTEDIIKSVKTEKAGFEKEAADYIYASIPDLPKYFRPSALRSTAHADTDDEEKRKALFAMEIKVEKDMKTGENTVLSTIPLPSKEFKETGIKVYDDGRKSVYAVSSNGTTTQNGMDELAPVEVEDLLRQATEKNSQSPTEYHEPVFANKFCRPVTPQKDKLIPGPKPEGTDKREMNGFSNHQTAFSSKTEPFMEQDKENGLDLPQVIQPKSPSPVTSHTEKKVHTNPDNRMIHNEERNAAHEELKPYQDTREKHSETRFLNPCHANAASPAPQDEEDVRYNIVQAVPCYVDESEPVTMVFMGYQRIDDDDAEANQKLSPYDGVIRAELVIIDDDDEDDSKSEKPAYHPIGHYSQVYQPPNRKTTEAQQTNPVSSLGASLNKVPHKNSISLQEQEERLSSPTHHTHLHSQMSGDGTEDPSLTALRMRMAKLGKKVL from the exons ATGGAGGAAGCCAAATTGCTGAAAGAAAGATTCCAGGCCATAACA gacaaaagaaaactgcaagaaGAAATTACACAGAAACGTCTAAAagtagaagaggaaaaaatgaaacaccaACATTTGAAG aaaAAGGCCTTGCGAGAAAAATGGCTCTTGGATGGCTTTAGTTCTATGACTCctaaggaagaagaagaaatgcaaaagcagaatcAGGAGGACCAACAACGGACTCATGAGCTGGAACAAGACATTTTCAG ACTGGAGAAGGAAATTGAGGCTCTGGAAAGACAAGAAATGGAAGTCTCAGCTAGGGAAGAAgcaattttaaagaaactgaagtCTATTGAGAAAACAACAGAAGACATAATAAAG TCTGTGAAGACTGAAAAAGCTGGATTTGAAAAAG AGGCAGCAGACTACATATATGCCAGCATCCCTGACCTTCCCAAGTATTTCAGACCTTCTGCACTGAGAAGCACAGCACACGCTGACACGGAtgatgaagaaaagagaaaag CACTGTTTGCCATGGAAATAAAGGTTGAAAAAGACATGAAGACTGGAGAAAACACAGTGTTATCAACAATACCTCTTCCCTCAAAAGAGTTCAAAGAGACAGGAATTAAAGTCTATGATGATGGCAGGAAGTCAGTCTATGCAGTGTCATCAAATGGGACCACAACACAAAATGGGATGGATGAACTTGCTCCTGTCGAAGTGGAAGACCTGCTACGGCAggcaactgaaaaaaattctcagtctCCCACAGAGTACCATGAACCTGTCTTTGCAAACAAATTCTGCAGGCCGGTTACTCCTCAGAAAGACAAATTAATCCCAGGACCAAAACCAGAAGGCACTGACAAAAGAGAGATGAATGGATTTAGCAATCATCAGACAGCGTTCTCCTCCAAAACAGAGCCCTTTATGGAGCAAGATAAAGAGAATGGCCTTGATCTTCCACAGGTAATACAACCAAAGTCTCCCTCTCCAGTAACTTCTCATACAGAGAAGAAAGTGCACACTAATCCTGACAACAGGATGATTcataatgaagaaagaaatgctgcaCATGAGGAATTAAAACCTTACCAGGATACAAGGGAAAAACATAGTGAAACAAGGTTTTTAAATCCCTGTCATGCCAATGCAGCATCCCCTGCACCTCAGGATGAGGAAGATGTTCGGTACAACATTGTGCAGGCTGTACCTTGTTACGTGGATGAATCGGAGCCTGTGACAATGGTGTTCATGGGTTACCAGCGCATTGACGATGACGACGCAGAAGCAAACCAGAAGCTGTCCCCATACGATGGGGTCATCCGTGCAGAACTCGTTATcattgatgatgatgatgaagacGACAGCAAATCTGAGAAACCAGCCTATCATCCCATAGGCCATTACAGTCAAGTTTATCAGCCACCAAACAGGAAAACCACAGAAGCCCAACAGACAAACCCTGTGAGCAGTCTGGGTGCAAGCCTGAACAAGGTACCCCACAAAAATTCCATCTCCCTGCAAGAACAAGAGGAACGCTTAAGCTCACCAACACACCACACTCATCTTCACAGCCAGATGTCTGGAGATGGTACAGAAGATCCCTCACTAACAG